The genomic window TAGTCTACACCCCGCCCGAACAGTCCTACAGCGCCGACGCGGACGTGTCGGCCTGCAAGCGCGTCGCCCCGATGGCCCGACTCGTCGAGGAACTCGCGCTCGACGGCCGCTACGGCGAGGCGATGACCGTCAACGGCTTCGCCTTCTCGGCCGCACTCGAGTTCCCGACCGGGCCGATGATCGAGGCCCTGCCCGACGTCGCCGGCGTCTCGCTGTCCGGAACCGGACCGAGCTACGTGGCCGTCGGGGAGCGGGAATCGCTCGAGGCAGTCGAGCGACGGTGGGACGAACGCGACGGAACGACACGATTACTGCAGACGCGAACGGACGGTACCCAAACGACATGACTCGAGAGCCAACGGACACAGCGACGGACGGTGGAATCGACGAGGAGGAACGCACGCCTGAGGAGATGGACCTCGACGAACTGCGCGAGGAGATCCGGACGATCGATCAGGAGATCGTCGAACTGATCGCCCAGCGAACGTACGTCGCGGACACGATCGCGGCGGTCAAGGACGAACAGGGGCTGCCGACGACCGACGAGAAACAGGAACAGCAGGTCATGGACCGGGCGGGCGACAACGCCGAACAGTTCGACGTCGACGCGAATCTGGTCAAGGCGATCTTCCGGCTGTTGATCGAACTGAACAAAGTAGAGCAAAGGGATAGTAGATAGCACTAAGCGAGTTTCTGAGCGCGTTTAACGCCCGACAAGCGATTAGAACTCTTCCGGTTGCTGTTCAGTTGGTTTGTATCGAATAGTTTGAGCAGTGGACCGATCACCGGAGCGAGTGGACACTACACGTGTTAATGTAGCGATGCGTTCTGTGGGTAGGAAAACATATGTGCGCACAGTCTGTGATCTTTCTTATGAATCAGACCTCCACTGAGAAGCACCCGTTACTGGGTGCTGACGAGTGGGCACGGATTCTTCGGTCGTTTCTGTTTTCGCTCGCTCTAACCCCGACATTGCTGTTGATTGAGCCTGCCCGACGGATTGTTTCGCTTGAGGCAACGCTAGCGGCTATTACAGTAGGTCTATTTCTCGGAATTGTGGCCGCCATTGGACTGGCCGATATCAACCATCAAGATGCCAACAGCGTGACGGCATCAATTGTAACCCTTGTTTGTATCTGTGGGGCCACCATCGCTGTGTGGTTGATTTTGCCCCACCAACATATCGGGACATTCCTTCAGTTTACAGTCGCGTTCATCTGGGCGATGCCCATTACTGAACTGTTGTATCATCGCCTCTTGGCACCCGAACCCAGCTAAGGGCACGATCACCTTCCTGATACACCCACACCCTATACTGAACGATACGTGCTTCACCTATACTGATCGCTGCAGATACGTCAGTTCAGTCCGAGGCTCAGTTTCAACGCTTCGTCCACTGCCTCCATCGACTCTCTATCGAGACTTCCAAGCACCGAGTGAATCCGTTTTTCGATGGAGACGACACGAATTTGATCGAGGCGAATCGAGGAATCTTTCTCGAACGGCGAGTCCACTGCTTCAATGAGAATCTCGAACGGATACCCCCGATATGTCCCCGTCGCAGGTGCAACGATAGTCGTACTAGCATTTTTATTCCCAACGTCGTTCTGGACGACTACCGCAGGACGAGTTTTCTTCATCTCGTGCCCTTCCGCAGGATCAAGCCGAACGATAACAACGTCGCCGCG from Natrinema versiforme includes these protein-coding regions:
- a CDS encoding chorismate mutase codes for the protein MTREPTDTATDGGIDEEERTPEEMDLDELREEIRTIDQEIVELIAQRTYVADTIAAVKDEQGLPTTDEKQEQQVMDRAGDNAEQFDVDANLVKAIFRLLIELNKVEQRDSR
- a CDS encoding type II toxin-antitoxin system PemK/MazF family toxin; this encodes MSEDSEIRRGDVVIVRLDPAEGHEMKKTRPAVVVQNDVGNKNASTTIVAPATGTYRGYPFEILIEAVDSPFEKDSSIRLDQIRVVSIEKRIHSVLGSLDRESMEAVDEALKLSLGLN